The DNA segment ACCAGCACGACGTCGTGGAGGTCCTCGTACTCCAGCACCGCGGCGACGTCCCGGACGTGGGTATCGAGGTCTATGTCCGGGCCCAGCAGGTGCGAGCGCTCCCCCAGGCCGGTAAGCGTGGGGGTGAACACCTCGTGGCCGGCGGCCCGCAGCAGCGGCGTCACCTTCTTCCAGCACCAGCCTCCGTGCCACGCGCCCCGCTACCCGCCCAGCAGCTCCCTGCGCCTCTCCGACACGGCCTCGACCTCGCCGTCCACGGCCCCGAGGGTCTCGTCGGCGCCGCGCTCCTCGTCCGTGACGCCGGGCGGAGGCCAGCAGGAGCCTCATTGACACCCATCCCCGCGCTTGCTTGCATGGTGCGAGCGCTGGCGCGCGCGACCAGCCGTGGCCTGTCCTCGCCTCCGCTTGCTGCCTCCGGGGCGGCTCGCCCCGGCCGGAAGGAGACTGGCTCATGCAGGAGCTGATGATCGACTTCATCGTGTCGCTCGACGGCCACGGCGAGTCGGAGGGCTGGCCCGGGTTCTGGGGACTACAGGGGCCCGAGTACCTGGCTTGGCTGGAGCAGCAGCCGCCCACCGACTACGTGACGCTGATGGGCGCGAAGACCTACCGGCTCATGTCCGGCATGGCCGTCAAGGCCCAGGCCGGGGAGCTAGCCGTCGGCCCGGACGAGGAGGCCAGCCTGGCCACGCTCGCCCAGATGCCGATGGTCGTGTTCTCGGCGACCCTCGACGAGCCGCTGGTGTGGCCCAAGGCCAGGCTGGAGAGGCGCGACGCCGTCGAGGCGGTCGCGGAGCTGAAGCGCGAGAGCGAACTGCCGCTGCGGACCCTCGGCAGCGTGACCATGGCCCG comes from the Trueperaceae bacterium genome and includes:
- a CDS encoding dihydrofolate reductase family protein produces the protein MQELMIDFIVSLDGHGESEGWPGFWGLQGPEYLAWLEQQPPTDYVTLMGAKTYRLMSGMAVKAQAGELAVGPDEEASLATLAQMPMVVFSATLDEPLVWPKARLERRDAVEAVAELKRESELPLRTLGSVTMARSLLSAGLVDRLRLVVFPVITGKTGQRRVFDDYPDVALELVDSRLFDGRLQLLEYVPTVLEGPPSATR